One genomic window of Monodelphis domestica isolate mMonDom1 chromosome 1, mMonDom1.pri, whole genome shotgun sequence includes the following:
- the LOC100031420 gene encoding L-lactate dehydrogenase A chain-like, translating to MMDLQHGSLFLKTPKIVSSKDYAVTANSKLVVITAGARQQEGESWLNFVQRNVNIFKFIIPNIVKYSPNCKLLVVSNPVDILTYVAWKLSGFPKNRVIGSGCNLDSARFRYLMGEKLGIHSSSCHGWILGEHGDSSVPVWSGVNVAGVSLKSLHPALRTDSDSEQWKDVHKQVVESAYEVIKLKGYTSWAIGLSVADLAESIMKNLRRVHPISTMIKGLYGINEDVFLSVSCILGQTGISDVVKVTLTTEEESRLKQSADTLWGIQKELQF from the coding sequence ATGATGGATCTCCAACATGGCAGCCTTTTCCTCAAAACACCAAAGATCGTCTCTAGCAAAGATTATGCTGTGACTGCAAACTCAAAGCTGGTTGTGATTACTGCTGGGGCACGTCAGCAGGAAGGAGAAAGTTGGCTTAATTTTGTCCAGCGTAATGTGAATATCTTTAAGTTCATCATTCCCAATATTGTTAAATACAGCCCTAATTGCAAGTTGCTTGTTGTCTCCAATCCAGTGGATATTTTGACATATGTGGCCTGGAAGCTAAGTGGCTTTCCTAAAAACCGTGTTATTGGAAGTGGTTGCAATCTGGATTCTGCCCGATTCCGTTATCTGATGGGGGAGAAACTCGGTATCCACTCTTCAAGTTGTCATGGATGGATCCTTGGGGAACATGGAGACTCGAGTGTTCCTGTATGGAGTGGTGTGAATGttgctggtgtctctctgaagaGTCTTCATCCTGCTCTAAGAACTGATAGTGATTCAGAGCAATGGAAAGACGTTCATAAGCAAGTAGTTGAAAGTGCTTATGAAGTGATCAAGTTGAAGGGCTACACTTCCTGGGCCATTGGCTTGTCTGTGGCAGATCTGGCAGAAAGCATCATGAAGAATCTTAGGAGAGTACATCCGATTTCCACCATGATTAAGGGCCTATATGGCATTAATGAAGATGTCTTCCTTAGTGTTTCATGTATTTTGGGGCAGACTGGCATTTCTGATGTGGTGAAGGTTACCCTGACTACAGAGGAAGAGTCCCGTTTAAAGCAGAGTGCCGACACTCTTTGGGGGATCCAGAAGGAGCTGCAGTTTTAA